The following are encoded in a window of Bos indicus isolate NIAB-ARS_2022 breed Sahiwal x Tharparkar chromosome 7, NIAB-ARS_B.indTharparkar_mat_pri_1.0, whole genome shotgun sequence genomic DNA:
- the LOC109560999 gene encoding olfactory receptor 7A17-like, which produces MEPHNDTQISEFLLLGFSEEPELQPLIFGLFLSMYLITVFGNLVIILLVSSDSHLHTPMYFFLSNLSFVDICFTSTTIPKMLWNIKTQSKIITYEGCITQIYFFILSAVLDIFLLTVMAYDRFVAICHPLYYTVIMNPRLCVLLVLVSWVVCMLNSLLQSLMLLQLSFCTDVKIPHFFCDLSQIIQLACSDTFLNNMVMYFASVLWGGGPLAGILYSYSKIVSSIHGMSSSQGKYKAFTTCASHLLIVSLFFCTSLGVYLSSAATHGSQSSATASVMYTVVTPMLNPFIYSLRNKDIKGAMKRFFVMESLKRPMVLGLERCPWLKGSKLQSVVVIL; this is translated from the coding sequence ATGGAACCACATAATGATACACAAATTTCAGAATTTCTCCTTCTGGGATTTTCAGAGGAACCAGAACTGCAGCCCCTCATATTTGGGCTTTTCCTCTCCATGTACCTGATCACTGTGTTTGGAAACCTGGTCATCATCCTGCTTGTCAGCTCAGACTCCcatctccacacccccatgtacttcttcctctccaatctgtcctttgtagacatctgCTTCACCTCTaccaccatcccaaagatgctgtgGAACATCAAAACTCAGAGCAAAATTATAACCTATGAAGGTTGCATCACACAAATTTACTTTTTCATACTCTCTGCAGTACTGGACATCTTTCTCTTGACTGTAATGGCCTATGACCGGTttgtggccatctgccaccccctgTATTACACAGTCATTATGAACCCCCGGCTCTGTGTACTGCTGGTTCTGGTGTCCTGGGTAGTGTGTATGTTGAATTCCTTGTTACAAAGTTTAATGTTGTTGCAGCTTTCCTTTTGCACAGATGTGAAAATCCCCCACTTTTTTTGTGACCTCAGTCAAATAATCCAACTTGCCTGTTCTGACACATTTCTTAATAACATGGTGATGTATTTTGCAAGTGTCCTGTGGGGTGGTGGTCCCCTGGCTGGTATCCTTTACTCTTACTCTAAGATAGTTTCCTCTATACATGGAATGTCATCATCTCAAGGGAAGTATAAAGCATTTACTACATGTGCATCTCACCTCTTAATTGTCTCCTTATTTTTTTGTACAAGCCTAGGAGTGTACCTTAGCTCTGCTGCTACCCATGGCTCACAGTCAAGTGCGACAGCCTCAGTGATGTACACCGTAgtcacacccatgctgaaccccttcatctataGTCTGAGGAACAAAGACATAAAGGGGGCTATGAAGAGATTCTTCGTGATGGAAAGTCTTAAAAGGCCAATGGTTCTGGGTCTGGAGAGGTGCCCATGGCTTAAGGGATCAAAGCTTCAGTCAGTAGTTGTGATTCTTTAA